Proteins co-encoded in one Ooceraea biroi isolate clonal line C1 chromosome 9, Obir_v5.4, whole genome shotgun sequence genomic window:
- the LOC105283666 gene encoding uncharacterized protein LOC105283666 isoform X1, with product MDIDNQSENEEIKKNSSKDVNNSVLQKEDEDAAQSMNITPVQAIVHHHKSSSSCRREKHTERRNHSNEKERKSHQHECKDRYRDEYKHHRHIEENLEEFVHVSQQQISSYQENEQFLSRLYTSKQKFLKEYRRLYLGTTKAEELYLLILTKLKKAISEGNINNFKQLSNLIDYTKDVEDQITLRNYYVHDNNPIKNTNVVILACKHNKLELLECLFDSDNRVLNNLSINITRTNILPDDRDEECHNAFYYAIRSGNVELLNTLISKWPGNYFAVHLGELDTILSKTYEELKLKNVFLSDKMEIVVENKLIDLRFFSNASRRDQRFRTDLNNIRERIELVLQNISLLKRDYLNAEKVDERFLFVAKFIAANIHILKRQLKSTYNRLPWEEIEFCLVSFISSHIKRQELNLFYCSTLNKSKILNYLETFAKKVEKYIIEGNSVHIDTIADPPNIKREKVIAEIINSYPQFEELYNDYQQIRDIQSLKKISDHVKLALSVNCKEREGQLIITRVLQVIGEHLKNTLESPKLSNTTSELLLLSLPKYTRNIIIDLRNSLSHAYSLFKRTEIEENKDVNFFIGIQNDIKKVGDVITDIFYNKKIKLIRILLKKIIESDNFGEIKEVVEVFATVEIDKMISENTNFKMMEHEKLENLIKELSDNITDKTTYEKELFNNINNIINLADIQSENITSNYITGFALLKSLSTCFENMIDHNIIRGIKFYANQTLEKWTLKIKPHNLQEIATLSLKIFHSVRSRIQDQNFDKVNKLLLEICFIVEFGTDDIKWIKKFKSELNKKAFFIPTYKQGKTYNITQEKYNNHLALKLCELKNILNNNLLINGQLTETFPIYKNDKKLQGVVEMLVLDIMSILELKNSLENNLLFLDENTPLLHGKCLRNHLAHDNALVGILLSAPSKAIILNAHKLVEENKNKKLIRNNKKMGKLVSDDPSKLREKYDQGLGTITNQKRLFDALQEGNFESLKDCLREGADINARNVDLWTTWHFAAKGPSLEVIKFLLDQNLSLNVKDVNGQSPLHIAAAHGRTNIVDFFVKKAGLYVDDTDNKNKTPLHIAAQNGHKDTVEILLANEANTINQDVPGLSPLHYAIRNNHIDVAKILLARDRNVDINEIMGGYTPLHEAAEHGHLELVNFLLEYGANSNARNDRDWTPIHGAALNGHLEIVNVLISEGADVNAKVLDGCTPLHYAVETSREKIASILLKHGANVNAVDKTYNNTALHYAAKDGHEGIVKTLLKHKANASVKTVGGITPLHLAVHSGHLEIVTILLKHGVNIHAKDKNNNTPLHYAVNSAHMEVVEHLIKNGAEVNAKNCIDKTPLHVAALNGNYSIIDLLIKNKAEVNAQDIHGNTPIHEAATNGNIDVIDLLIKNKIDVNVRTHNDVTPLHLAALKNRIDAIVFLIKSGAAVNARANYGVTPLHSAVLEGHKNVVELLIKHTAEVDARAIADGTLLHMAVEAGHTEIVKILVANGANINTKHTNRTPLLSAIKNNNKEIAEILIANGADVDEEDSGPLFLAVLAGYKDIVEMLLKNAARVNIRGLENATPLHLAATRGHKEIVNALIKSGADIDAITITDVTSLYVAVQEGHKEIVEILIANGANVNVKSTDGTTLLHTAAGNGHSNVVQVLLNSKVNINIKDNKNRTSLELAVAHGHLEVVKTLFQYQKIDMNTKGNDNWTILHIASQESNLDMVKYLVDNGSDINAKNASGSKPMHIAAREGHKDTVEFFLSKGLNINDPGAVNQTLLHYAAMKGHLAVVEYLIAQGADVNSQDKNGVSPMHLAATFGYKNVIEVLLKNGAIYNVVDKLCRKPLIMSSDKTVITLLASTENLFKAIQHNNVLEVETEIKMGAFVNTKNANGGTPLHYAAWKGSNRIVNLLLQNRANSNAVGKKGFTPLHYAAKFSHLKVVKALLANGAVYNAVTDDDKTPLNFTVDKDIIRIFQLLSDSFKNINNDNSKVINDLNKIKDVDTIKAIMGARNRENKTLVVAAMHSNFSKLEQLKQISQGDISSQIEIALALMSQTNYQAALNIFRSAFEKRKEILGLDNPGTLDIQVHMGKALYVQGCYQEALNTFEEIFQKRKEVLGLNHTDTLSTRSIIALVLHRLGKNEEAYNIYQEVYQKQKEILGSNHSDTLDTQFHMALVLDALEKYEEALNINRIVFERRKNMSGATNAANAVRAQNNIAMVLCNQGNYAEALEIYKDVYEMKKVIFGVTHSDTLRTLHNMAGVLVKQEKYQEALKAHQEVLDIQKNVLGPNHFDTLNTQYNMANVLFVQGKWIGALKAYKECLDQRKAVFGATHPSVLNIVQQIEVIKVIFKLQGSSESEILQHLQKEINIAANNGDVQTVQRLLKGGASANEKDIDGRTPLHYAIGNRQIGVVNVLLKSGADVTQGTNKGNTPLHTATSKGYKEIVEVLLQHVSRNKLNDFINAKTAASGSTSLHVAASNGYLEIVKSLLKHGATYNIENKEGKIPLDLSKYQSVTDLLQLVEELFKDAKKGNIEIISKLKAVNADEFVAAMYTRNDQGNTLLQVTISNKHMNITSKMLEMLTLSDQNLC from the exons ATGGATATCGATAATCAAAGTGAGAACGAAGAAATTAAGAAGAATTCTTCCAAGGACGTGAATAACAG CGTCTTACAGAAGGAAGATGAAGACGCAGCCCAATCCATGAATATTACACCAGTACAAGCGATTGTTCACCATCATAAATCAAGCTCATCTTGTCGAAGAGAAAAACATACCGAAAGAAGAAATCACAGCAATGAGAAGGAACGCAAATCGCATCAGCATGAATGCAAAGACAGGTACAGAGACGAGTATAAACATCACAGACATATTGAAGAGAACTTAGAAGAGTTTGTGCATGTATCTCAGCAACAAATTAGTTCTTATCAAGAAAATGAACAGTTTTTATCGCGTCTATACACATCAaaacaaaagtttttaaaagaatatagacGGCTCTACCTTGGAACAACAAAAGCCGAAGAGCTTTATCTCCTGATTTTAACAAAACTAAAAAAGGCCATATCAGAgggtaatattaataacttcaaacaattaagcaatttaattgattataCAAAAGATGTAGAAGACCAAATAACTTTGAGGAATTATTATGTTCATGATAATAatcctattaaaaatactaatgtAGTCATCTTAGCTTGTAAACACAACAAACTAGAACTTCTAGAGTGTCTATTTGACAGTGATAATAGagtcttaaataatttatctattaatatcACAAGAACTAATATATTACCAGATGACAGAGATGAAGAATGTCATAATGCGTTTTATTATGCTATACGTTCAGGTAACGTTGAGCTTCTTAATACCCTAATCAGTAAATGGCCGGGTAATTATTTTGCTGTTCATTTGGGAGAGTTGGAtacaattctttcaaaaactTATGAAGAATTGAAATTGAAGAATGTGTTCTTGTCAGACAAAATGGAAATTGTTGTTGAAAATAAGTTAATAGATCTCCGTTTCTTCTCTAACGCCTCAAGACGGGACCAAAGATTCAGGACTGATCTTAATAATATCAGAGAACGAATTGAATTAGTGCTACAAAACATTAGCTTACTAAAGAGAGATTACTTAAATGCAGAAAAAGTAGatgaaagatttttatttgtagcAAAGTTTATTGCAgcaaatattcatatattaaaaCGGCAGTTAAAATCAACTTATAATAGGTTACCTTGGGAAGAAATAGAATTCTGTTTAGtcagttttatttcttctcaCATAAAACGACAAGAACTTAATCTATTCTATTGTTCTACATTgaataaaagcaaaatattaaattatttagaaactTTTGCGAAGaaagttgaaaaatatattatagaagggAATAGTGTACATATTGATACAATTGCTGATCCTCCAAACATAAAACGTGAAAAAGTTATTGCAGAGATTATTAACAGTTACCCTCAATTCGAAGAATTGTATAACGATTATCAACAAATTAGAGATATTCAgtctttaaagaaaataagtgATCATGTAAAGTTAGCATTATCAGTTAATtgtaaagaaagagaaggccAGTTAATTATTACAAGGGTTTTACAAGTTATTGGtgagcatttaaaaaatactttagaGTCTCCTAAGTTATCTAATACTACAAGTGAGCTTTTGTTGCTATCATTACCAAAATATACAAGAAACATAATTATAGATTTACGCAATTCGTTATCACATGCTTATTCACTCTTCAAGAGAACAGAGATAGAGGAAAATAAAGatgttaatttctttataggtattcaaaatgatattaaaaaagttgGTGATGTAATTActgatattttttacaacaaaaaaattaaattaatcagaaTACtgttaaaaaagataattgaaAGTGACAATTTCGgtgaaataaaagaagttGTTGAAGTATTTGCTACTGTTGAAATCGACAAAATGATTTCggaaaatacaaatttcaaaATGATGGAACACGAGAAGCttgaaaatcttattaaagAATTGAGCGATAATATAACTGATAAGACAACTTATGAAAAGGAGTTGttcaataacattaataacataattaatctTGCAGATATCCAATCAGAAAACATTACAAGTAATTACATTACAGGATTTGCATTATTAAAGAGCTTAAGCACTTGCTTTGAAAACATGATCGACCACAATATTATTAGAGGAATAAAATTCTATGCTAACCAAACATTAGAGAAGTggactttaaaaataaaacctcATAATCTACAAGAAATTGCAACGTTATCACTGAAAATTTTTCATAGTGTTAGGTCAAGAATACAAGATCAAAACTTCGATAAAGTGAACAAATTACTTTtggaaatttgttttattgttGAATTTGGAACGGACGACATTAAAtggattaaaaaattcaagagcgagttaaataaaaaagctttTTTTATTCCTACATATAAACAAGGGAAGACTTACAATATTacacaagaaaaatataataaccaCCTTGCACTGAAACTATGtgaactgaaaaatattttaaacaataatttattaattaatggccAATTAACTGAAACATTCcctatttataaaaacgataaaaaattacaaggaGTAGTAGAAATGCTTGTTTTGGATATAATGTCAATTTTGGAGCTAAAGAATTCCCTGGAAAATAATCTACTTTTTTTAGATGAAAATACTCCTTTATtacatggaaaatgtttacgTAATCATCTAGCACATGATAACGCATTAGTTGGTATATTATTATCTGCACCTTCaaaagcaattattttaaacgctCACAAACTTGttgaagaaaataagaataagaaattaataagaaataacaaaaaaatggGCAAGTTAGTGAGTGATGATCCTTCCAAATTGAGAGAGAAATACGATCAAGGCTTAGGTACCATTACCAATCAGAAAAGACTGTTCGATGCTTTGCAAGAAGGAAATTTCGAAAGCTTAAAAGATTGCCTCAGAGAAGGAGCAGATATCAATGCTAGAAATGTTGATTTATGGACCACATGGCATTTTGCTGCTAAGGGACCTAGTCTTGaagttataaaatttcttcttgaCCAAAATTTAAGCCTTAATGTTAAGGATGTTAATGGCCAAAGCCCACTGCACATTGCTGCTGCACATGGAAGGACAAATATTGTGGATTTCTTCGTAAAAAAAGCAGGTTTATATGTTGATGATACAGATAATAAGAACAAAACACCGCTTCACATAGCAGCTCAAAATGGTCACAAGGATACTGTCGAGATTCTATTAGCAAATGAAGCTAATACTATTAACCAAGATGTACCCGGTCTTTCACCTTTACACTATGCAATAAGAAACAATCATATTGACGTTGCGAAGATTCTGCTAGCAAGAGACAGAAATGTTGACATTAATGAGATTATGGGTGGCTATACTCCATTGCATGAAGCTGCAGAACATGGTCACTTGGAGttagttaattttttacttgAATATGGAGCAAATAGTAACGCTAGAAATGATAGAGATTGGACACCAATACATGGAGCAGCTCTCAACGGCCATTTGGAAATAGTAAACGTTTTAATTTCGGAGGGAGCTGATGTTAACGCTAAAGTCCTCGATGGTTGTACACCATTACATTATGCAGTAGAAACCAGTCGCGAGAAGATAGCTAGCATTCTATTGAAACATGGAGCTAATGTTAATGCCGTTGacaaaacatataataatacagcTTTACACTATGCGGCAAAAGATGGGCATGAGGGAATCGTTAAGACTTTACTGAAACATAAAGCTAATGCTAGTGTTAAGACCGTTGGAGGTATAACTCCATTACATTTGGCAGTACACAGTGGCCACTTGGAAATAGTAACTATTCTCCTGAAACATGGTGTTAACATTCATgctaaagataaaaataataatacaccaTTACATTATGCAGTAAATAGTGCTCATATGGAAGTTgttgaacatttaataaaaaatggagcAGAAGTTAATGCTAAAAATTGTATTGATAAAACACCACTACACGTAGCTGCTCTGAACGGGAATTATAGTATTATTGATCttctgataaaaaataaagccgAAGTTAATGCTCAAGACATTCACGGTAATACACCCATACATGAAGCTGCCACGAATGGTAACATAGATGTTATTGATCTTctgataaaaaacaaaattgatgTTAATGTTAGAACCCATAACGACGTTACACCTTTGCATCTAGCTGCCCTAAAGAACCGTATAGATGCTAttgtttttctaataaaaagtgGCGCCGCAGTCAATGCTAGAGCTAATTATGGTGTTACACCGTTACATTCAGCTGTTCTAGAAGGACACAAAAATGTTGTGGAACTCTTAATAAAACATACAGCTGAAGTTGATGCAAGAGCTATTGCAGATGGTACATTATTACATATGGCTGTGGAAGCAGGTCATACAGAAATCGTTAAGATATTGGTAGCAAACGGAGCTAATATTAATACCAAGCATACCAATCGAACGCCATTACTTtcagcaattaaaaataataacaaagaaatcGCTGAAATTCTTATAGCAAATGGAGCTGATGTTGACGAAGAAGATAGTGGACCTTTATTTCTAGCGGTGCTTGCAGGCTATAAAGATATTGTAGAAATGTTGTTAAAAAACGCAGCTCGCGTTAACATAAGAGGTCTTGAAAACGCTACTCCATTACATCTAGCTGCCACAAGAGGTCATAAGGAAATAGTGAACGCTTTGATAAAAAGTGGAGCTGATATTGATGCCATAACTATCACTGATGTAACATCATTATATGTTGCAGTACAAGAAGGTCATAAGGAAATTGTTGAGATTTTGATAGCAAATGGAGCTAATGTTAACGTTAAATCTACCGATGGAACAACACTGTTACATACAGCAGCCGGAAATGGACACAGTAATGTTGTACAAGTCTTACTAAATagtaaagtaaatattaatattaaagataataaGAATAGAACATCGTTAGAATTGGCAGTGGCACATGGTCATTTAGAAGTggttaaaacattatttcagTACCAGAAAATAGATATGAATACTAAGGGTAACGATAATTGGACAATATTGCACATTGCTTCACAAGAAAGTAATCTGGATATGGTGAAGTACTTAGTAGATAATGGATCTGACATAAATGCTAAAAATGCCTCTGGCTCAAAGCCCATGCACATTGCAGCTAGAGAAGGTCATAAAGATACTGTAGAGTTTTTCCTTAGTAAgggattaaatattaacgatcCTGGTGCAGTTAATCAGACATTATTGCACTATGCTGCAATGAAGGGTCATTTAGCAGTTGTGGAGTACTTAATAGCGCAAGGTGCTGATGTTAATTCTCAAGATAAAAATGGCGTAAGTCCTATGCACCTTGCTGCTACTTTCGgctataaaaatgtaatagaagttttattaaaaaatggagCAATTTATAATGTTGTTGACAAATTGTGTAGGAAACCGTTAATAATGTCTAGTGACAAAACCGTTATCACCTTATTAGCATCAACTGAGAACTTATTTAAGGCTATACaacataataatgttttagaAGTTGAGACTGAGATCAAAATGGGTGCGTTTGTTAATACCAAAAATGCTAATGGTGGCACACCACTGCATTATGCTGCATGGAAAGGCAGTAATAGAATTGTTAATCTTTTGTTACAAAATAGAGCTAATTCCAATGCAGTTGGTAAGAAGGGCTTTACTCCTCTACATTATGCTGCAAAGTTCTCTCACTTAAAAGTTGTAAAGGCCTTATTAGCTAATGGCGCGGTATATAATGCTGTCACTGACGATGATAAAACGCCATTAAATTTTACTgtagataaagatataattagaatatttcaattattgagTGActcatttaaaaacattaacaatGATAACTCTAAAGTTATTAATgatcttaataaaataaaggatgtTGATACAATAAAAGCCATCATGGGTGCTCGTAATAGAGAAAACAAAACGCTAGTAGTTGCTGCGATGCATAGTAACTTTTCGAAACTTGAACAATTGAAACAGATATCACAAGGTGATATATCCTCCCAGATCGAAATAGCTTTAGCACTCATGAGTCAGACCAATTATCAAGCTGccttaaatattttcagaagtgcatttgaaaagagaaaagaaatactAGGACTCGATAATCCTGGCACCTTAGATATTCAGGTACATATGGGTAAAGCATTATACGTACAAGGATGTTACCAAGAAGCTTTAAATACATTTGAGGAAATTTTCCAGAAACGGAAAGAAGTCCTGGGTTTAAATCATACAGACACTTTAAGTACAAGAAGTATAATTGCTCTAGTGCTGCATAGATTAGGAAAAAACGAGGAagcttataatatttatcaagaagtttatcaaaaacaaaaagagataTTAGGATCGAATCACTCAGATACTTTAGATACTCAGTTTCATATGGCACTAGTATTGGATGCACTAGAAAAATACGAAGAAGCCTTAAATATCAATAGGATAgtttttgaaagaagaaagaacatGTCAGGTGCGACAAACGCAGCGAATGCTGTGCGTGCTCAAAATAATATAGCGATGGTATTGTGTAATCAGGGTAATTATGCAGAGGCATTGGAGATTTATAAAGACGTTTAcgaaatgaaaaaagtaattttcggTGTTACGCATTCTGATACTTTGAGGACATTACATAACATGGCCGGAGTACTGGTCAAACAAGAGAAATATCAGGAAGCCTTGAAAGCTCATCAAGAAGTTTTAGATATCCAAAAAAACGTTTTAGGACCAAATCATTTTGATACCCTAAATACTCAGTATAATATGGCAAATGTACTTTTTGTTCAAGGCAAATGGATTGGTGCATTAAAAGCTTACAAAGAATGTTTGGATCAAAGAAAAGCAGTGTTTGGAGCAACTCATCCTAGTGTTTTGAATATTGTACAACAGATAGAAGTAATTAAAGTGATATTTAAACTTCAGGGCAGTAGCGAATCGGAAATCTTGCAACATctgcaaaaagaaattaacattGCTGCTAATAATGGTGATGTACAAACTGTGCAACGTCTATTAAAAGGTGGAGCTAGTGCCAATGAGAAAGACATTGATGGAAGAACACCACTACATTACGCTATTGGCAATAGACAGATAGGTGTTGTGAACGTCTTACTAAAAAGCGGAGCTGATGTTACTCAAGGTACTAATAAAGGTAATACACCACTACACACAGCTACTTCTAAAGGTTATAAAGAAATTGTCGAAGTTTTGTTACAACATGTGAgtcgtaataaattaaatgacttTATTAATGCTAAAACCGCTGCTAGCGGCAGTACGTCACTTCACGTTGCAGCCAGTAATGGGTACTTAGAGATTGTCAAATCTTTACTGAAGCATGGTGCAACCTATAATATTGAGAATAAAGAAGGTAAGATACCTCTTGATCTTTCCAAATACCAGAGTGTTACTGATTTGCTGCAACTGGTTGAAGAGTTATTTAAAGATGCAAAAAAGggtaatattgaaattattagcAAGTTAAAAGCAGTAAACGCAGATGAGTTCGTAGCTGCAATGTATACTCGTAATGATCAAGGAAATACGCTGTTACAAGTTACTATATCTAATAAACACATGAATATTACGAGTAAAATGTTAGAAATGCTAACACTGTCAGatcaaaatttatgttaa